From a region of the uncultured Draconibacterium sp. genome:
- the argR gene encoding arginine repressor has translation MKNKVQRQREIRKIIQRGSVHSQDELLTELKRRGFELTQATLSRDLKVLQVAKVPHPAKGYVYTIPENGQSERQNSEHFNRINYLADGFKDIQFSGNLAVIRTIPGYANSIAAVIDSASPWEILGTVAGDDTILIIQREGISKNDLTEALIKILPKLNDKL, from the coding sequence ATGAAGAATAAAGTACAACGACAACGAGAAATCCGAAAAATAATACAAAGAGGCAGTGTACACAGCCAGGACGAATTATTGACTGAACTAAAACGCCGCGGATTCGAACTGACACAAGCTACATTGTCGCGCGATTTAAAAGTGCTGCAGGTAGCCAAAGTGCCACATCCGGCCAAAGGATATGTTTATACGATTCCTGAAAACGGACAATCTGAAAGACAAAATTCAGAACATTTCAACCGTATAAATTACCTGGCCGACGGATTTAAGGACATACAGTTTTCAGGCAATCTGGCTGTTATACGAACTATCCCCGGATACGCCAACAGCATTGCAGCTGTAATTGACTCGGCAAGTCCGTGGGAAATTTTAGGAACAGTTGCCGGAGACGACACTATATTAATAATACAAAGGGAAGGAATATCGAAAAATGATTTGACTGAGGCATTAATAAAAATTCTGCCGAAGCTAAACGACAAATTGTAG
- the argC gene encoding N-acetyl-gamma-glutamyl-phosphate reductase, translating into MIKVGIIGGAGYTAGELLRILLNHPQAEIGFVQSTSNAGNLISDVHIDLLGETEIKFTDQMPFDEVDVIFLCMGHGKSIEFVENNSFPQYLKIIDLSHDFRLKREGNDFVYGLPELNREEIESAERIANPGCFATGIQLALLPLAANDLLQDEIHVQAITGSTGAGQKPTATSHFSWRSSNVSAYKIFEHQHEGEIIQSLTQLQPGFEKDFNFVPIRGNHTRGIFVACYTKFDGSREEANEIYKDYYADHPFVFVTDKNPGVKQVVNTNKGVIYLEKHGNKLVIISLTDNLIKGASGQAVQNMNLMFGLDEKTGLSLKPVAF; encoded by the coding sequence ATGATTAAAGTTGGAATTATAGGAGGAGCAGGATACACCGCCGGAGAGCTGTTGAGAATTTTATTAAATCATCCGCAAGCAGAAATTGGTTTTGTGCAAAGCACCAGTAATGCGGGCAACTTGATTTCGGATGTACACATTGATTTGCTGGGCGAAACCGAAATCAAATTCACCGACCAGATGCCTTTTGACGAAGTGGATGTTATTTTCCTTTGTATGGGGCACGGCAAGTCGATTGAATTTGTAGAGAACAACAGTTTCCCTCAATATTTGAAAATTATCGACTTAAGCCACGACTTTAGATTGAAAAGAGAAGGCAACGACTTTGTTTACGGCTTACCGGAATTAAACCGCGAAGAAATTGAGTCAGCTGAACGAATTGCGAATCCCGGTTGTTTTGCCACCGGAATTCAGCTGGCACTGTTGCCATTGGCAGCCAACGATTTGTTGCAGGATGAAATTCATGTTCAGGCAATAACCGGATCAACCGGGGCGGGGCAAAAACCTACGGCAACATCGCATTTCAGTTGGAGAAGCAGTAATGTTTCGGCTTATAAAATTTTCGAGCATCAGCATGAGGGCGAAATCATTCAAAGCCTTACGCAATTGCAGCCGGGATTTGAAAAGGATTTCAACTTTGTACCGATTCGCGGAAACCATACACGAGGTATTTTTGTTGCCTGTTATACAAAATTTGATGGCTCGCGTGAAGAAGCCAACGAGATTTACAAGGATTACTACGCCGATCACCCCTTTGTTTTTGTAACCGATAAAAACCCGGGAGTAAAACAGGTGGTAAATACCAACAAAGGCGTAATTTATTTGGAAAAACACGGCAACAAGCTGGTGATAATCAGCTTAACCGACAATTTAATAAAAGGCGCATCCGGACAGGCAGTTCAGAACATGAACCTGATGTTTGGCCTGGATGAGAAAACCGGACTGAGTTTAAAACCGGTAGCATTTTAA
- a CDS encoding DUF2723 domain-containing protein: MQHTKLINNILGWLVFIVACITYFATLEPTVSWWDCGEFITSAFKLEVGHPPGAPTFMILGRIFTLFAPDATKAAVMVNSMSAIASAATIMFLYWTIVHLARKLFAEEKLNTGEQIAVCGSGLVGALAFTFTDSFWFSAVEGEVYALSSLFTAMVFWAILKWENVAHERYANRWLVLIAYLMGLSIGVHLLNLLAIPAIGMVYYFKKYEFSWKGVFYALAASMCILLGIQYGIIPGVPRIAFIFDRIFVNAFGLPFNSGILFMGALLVAGSVWGINYTRKRNKVVLNTALTMFIVILIGYSSFALIVIRASANPPMNQNAPDNAFALVRYLNREQYGDRPLAKGPYYNAPRIASKDPKQQYNRVDGKYKITGTMPGGSVYEPKMETIFPRMYSDKANHIQAYKEWGKVKGTPVRVRDRGEVKTLQKPTFGENLRFFFSYQVGHMYMRYFMWNFVGRQNDLQGHGGFQNGNWVSGISFIDEPKTGPRDDMPEFMKNDPSRNVYYFLPLLLGLLGLFFQYNQGKKGKETFAVTMLLFILTGIAIVVYLNQYPYQPRERDYAYAGSFYAFAIWIGLGVLAVYTGVKKVLKGVPAAVLATVISVVAVPSVLASQNWDDHDRSGKYMTRDYAIDYLESCAPNAILFTYGDNDTFPLWYVQEVEGVRPDIKIINISYLGMDWYIRQQQFKTNEADPVPFSFTKDKYYMGRMDAVLFQDRIKGSVELSEAMEFLGSDDVRTKVKVASGELYDYLPSRDFHITVDKKKVLDSGTVKPEDADQIADKVSFKITKSMITKSEMAVLNMIAANNWERPIYIDHSLVFTGNIHFLDWLQFEGLAYRFVPIRTPKQGVTAGRIDADILYDNVMNKFVWGNVNDPDIHMDEYNRKQINIMQAQYMFTRLAQALLAKGEKEKTIEVADKMFELFPNEKIPLDYSSFQMAGQYYGAGAIEKGNEKVRIMADNCFAMLDYFASLPDNFAAAVQSEQNRQISHLQNLIILTRNYKQDELHTELDAKLQELIIKFQNKAGS, translated from the coding sequence ATGCAACACACAAAATTAATCAATAATATTCTTGGTTGGCTTGTTTTTATTGTCGCTTGTATAACTTATTTTGCTACTCTTGAACCCACAGTTAGCTGGTGGGATTGCGGAGAGTTTATAACAAGTGCTTTTAAACTGGAAGTTGGTCACCCGCCGGGTGCGCCTACCTTTATGATTTTGGGACGGATATTTACATTGTTTGCTCCCGATGCTACCAAGGCCGCTGTTATGGTGAATTCGATGTCGGCTATTGCAAGTGCTGCAACAATCATGTTTTTGTACTGGACGATCGTACATCTTGCCCGTAAACTTTTCGCGGAGGAAAAACTAAACACCGGCGAGCAAATTGCCGTGTGTGGAAGTGGTTTGGTTGGAGCGCTGGCTTTTACTTTTACCGATTCGTTTTGGTTTTCGGCAGTCGAAGGCGAAGTTTACGCACTGTCGTCGCTGTTTACGGCCATGGTATTTTGGGCCATTTTGAAATGGGAAAATGTGGCGCACGAAAGATATGCAAACCGCTGGTTAGTACTTATTGCATATTTAATGGGTTTGTCAATTGGCGTTCACTTGCTGAATCTGCTGGCAATTCCGGCCATCGGAATGGTTTATTATTTCAAAAAATACGAATTTTCGTGGAAAGGTGTGTTTTATGCGCTGGCAGCCTCGATGTGTATTTTGCTGGGTATTCAGTATGGAATTATTCCGGGAGTACCACGCATTGCTTTTATCTTCGACCGCATTTTTGTCAATGCATTCGGATTGCCGTTTAACTCAGGAATATTGTTTATGGGTGCTTTGTTGGTAGCCGGTTCTGTTTGGGGAATCAATTACACCAGAAAAAGAAATAAAGTAGTGCTGAATACTGCACTTACCATGTTTATTGTAATTCTGATCGGCTATTCATCGTTTGCACTCATCGTTATTCGTGCGTCGGCAAATCCGCCAATGAACCAGAATGCACCCGATAATGCGTTTGCTCTTGTACGCTACTTGAATCGAGAACAATATGGCGACCGGCCATTGGCAAAAGGACCTTATTACAATGCTCCGAGAATTGCATCGAAAGATCCAAAACAACAATACAATAGAGTAGACGGGAAATATAAAATTACCGGAACAATGCCGGGTGGGTCGGTGTACGAACCAAAAATGGAAACCATTTTCCCGCGGATGTACAGCGATAAGGCCAACCATATTCAGGCTTATAAAGAATGGGGAAAAGTAAAAGGAACTCCCGTACGGGTGCGCGATCGTGGCGAAGTGAAAACCCTGCAAAAGCCAACTTTTGGCGAAAACCTGCGCTTCTTTTTTAGTTACCAGGTGGGGCATATGTATATGCGCTATTTTATGTGGAATTTTGTGGGGCGGCAAAACGATTTACAAGGCCACGGAGGTTTTCAAAATGGGAATTGGGTAAGCGGAATCTCATTTATCGATGAACCAAAAACAGGACCGCGCGACGACATGCCCGAGTTTATGAAAAACGATCCAAGTAGAAACGTGTATTACTTTTTGCCACTGCTATTAGGATTGCTGGGCTTGTTCTTCCAATACAATCAAGGCAAAAAAGGCAAAGAAACATTTGCCGTAACCATGTTGCTGTTTATCCTTACCGGTATTGCCATTGTGGTTTATCTCAACCAGTATCCATATCAGCCACGCGAACGCGATTATGCTTACGCGGGCTCGTTTTATGCCTTTGCGATTTGGATTGGATTGGGTGTTCTGGCCGTTTATACCGGAGTAAAAAAAGTGCTGAAGGGAGTGCCGGCAGCAGTGCTGGCCACTGTAATTTCGGTGGTTGCCGTGCCGAGTGTGCTGGCATCGCAAAACTGGGACGACCACGACCGCTCGGGAAAATATATGACACGCGATTATGCCATCGACTACCTGGAATCGTGTGCGCCAAATGCTATACTATTTACCTATGGCGATAATGATACTTTCCCGCTTTGGTATGTGCAGGAAGTGGAAGGCGTGCGTCCGGATATTAAAATTATAAACATCAGTTACCTGGGAATGGACTGGTACATTCGTCAGCAGCAGTTTAAAACCAACGAGGCTGATCCGGTGCCATTTTCGTTCACAAAAGACAAATATTATATGGGCCGTATGGATGCGGTGCTTTTCCAGGATCGGATAAAAGGGTCGGTGGAATTGAGCGAAGCCATGGAGTTTTTAGGTAGCGACGATGTGCGCACCAAAGTTAAAGTTGCCAGTGGAGAGCTATACGATTACCTGCCGTCGCGCGATTTCCATATCACCGTTGACAAGAAAAAAGTTTTGGATTCGGGAACTGTAAAACCTGAAGATGCCGACCAAATTGCCGACAAGGTAAGTTTTAAAATCACAAAAAGTATGATTACTAAAAGTGAAATGGCCGTACTGAATATGATTGCCGCCAACAATTGGGAACGCCCGATATATATCGATCACAGTTTGGTTTTTACCGGAAATATTCACTTCCTCGACTGGTTGCAGTTTGAAGGACTTGCATACAGGTTTGTGCCAATCCGAACACCAAAACAAGGGGTGACTGCCGGACGAATCGATGCCGATATTCTTTACGATAATGTGATGAATAAATTTGTTTGGGGCAATGTAAACGACCCGGATATTCATATGGATGAGTACAACCGCAAACAGATAAATATAATGCAGGCTCAATATATGTTTACGCGTTTGGCACAAGCCTTACTCGCCAAGGGAGAAAAGGAAAAAACCATTGAAGTGGCCGATAAAATGTTTGAGCTTTTTCCGAACGAGAAAATTCCACTTGATTACAGTTCGTTTCAAATGGCTGGGCAATATTATGGTGCCGGGGCTATTGAAAAAGGAAATGAAAAGGTGCGCATAATGGCTGACAACTGTTTTGCTATGCTTGATTATTTTGCCTCGTTGCCCGACAATTTTGCGGCTGCGGTACAAAGCGAACAAAATCGTCAGATCTCACATTTACAAAACCTGATAATTCTTACGCGAAACTACAAGCAAGATGAGTTGCACACTGAGCTGGATGCCAAATTGCAGGAGTTGATTATAAAGTTTCAGAATAAAGCCGGTTCTTAA
- the carA gene encoding glutamine-hydrolyzing carbamoyl-phosphate synthase small subunit: MYKVKQAKLTLEDGTVFMGKSFGSEKSVAGEVVFYTAMTGYPESLTDPSYTGQILVSTYPMIGNYGVPFNKKENGIHKYYESHKLHISGLIISDYSFEFSHWNAEKSLSDWLKEYEVPGLFDIDTRALTKILREKGSMLGKIEFEDEIDFYDPNKENLVAVASCTEREVYGDGEHKVVLVDCGVKNNIIRCLLKRGATVIRVPWDYDYTKEDFDGLFISNGPGDPANCDATVEYIKNVIGVEKPIMGICLGNQLLARAAGAETYKLKFGHRSHNQPVLLEGTNKCYITSQNHGFAVATETLSDDWEPLFTNVNDGTNEGIRHKTKPFFSTQFHPEASSGPVDTEFLFDEFIKNIVESKK; the protein is encoded by the coding sequence ATGTACAAAGTAAAACAGGCAAAATTAACGCTTGAAGACGGAACGGTTTTTATGGGAAAATCCTTCGGAAGCGAAAAGTCGGTGGCCGGAGAGGTCGTTTTTTATACAGCGATGACGGGGTATCCGGAGAGTTTGACTGACCCATCTTACACCGGACAAATCCTGGTGTCGACCTACCCAATGATTGGAAACTATGGCGTTCCTTTTAACAAAAAAGAGAACGGTATTCACAAGTATTACGAATCGCACAAATTGCACATATCCGGTCTTATAATCTCAGATTATTCATTTGAATTTAGCCATTGGAATGCTGAAAAAAGTTTGAGCGACTGGCTAAAAGAATACGAGGTACCGGGTTTGTTTGATATTGATACGAGAGCCTTAACAAAAATTTTACGTGAGAAAGGTTCTATGCTTGGAAAGATCGAATTTGAAGATGAAATTGACTTTTACGATCCGAATAAAGAAAACCTTGTGGCTGTTGCAAGTTGTACAGAGCGCGAGGTCTACGGAGACGGAGAACACAAAGTGGTACTGGTTGACTGCGGCGTAAAAAACAATATTATTCGTTGTTTACTTAAGCGGGGAGCAACTGTTATTCGTGTACCTTGGGATTACGATTATACAAAAGAAGACTTTGATGGATTGTTTATCTCTAACGGACCAGGCGATCCGGCCAATTGCGATGCAACTGTTGAATACATTAAAAACGTAATTGGGGTTGAAAAGCCAATTATGGGAATTTGCCTGGGGAACCAACTGCTGGCACGTGCTGCCGGTGCCGAAACCTATAAATTGAAATTTGGACACCGCAGTCACAATCAGCCGGTATTGTTAGAAGGAACAAACAAATGTTACATTACTTCGCAAAACCATGGATTTGCAGTAGCAACCGAAACATTATCTGACGACTGGGAGCCATTGTTTACCAATGTAAATGATGGAACCAACGAAGGAATCAGGCATAAAACAAAGCCCTTTTTCTCAACTCAGTTTCACCCGGAAGCATCAAGTGGTCCGGTAGATACCGAGTTTTTATTTGATGAATTCATTAAAAATATCGTAGAGTCGAAAAAATAA
- a CDS encoding GNAT family N-acetyltransferase yields the protein MKRLKDIKVTIADEKHLKYIDDINDAIDSASQQRGTGIARRTYEYLSSKMKEGKAIIALDEENFAGFCYIETWQEKGFVANSGLIVAEGYRGLGLAKAIKKQAFELSRKKYPNSKIFGLTTGLAVMKINHELGYRPVTFSELTLDDQFWKGCQGCINHDILERTGRTKCLCTGMLYDPAWEKPTYANGNGIRKRSLLDLLPKRFTGVAKKKNKQSDNKK from the coding sequence ATGAAGCGATTAAAAGACATAAAAGTAACTATTGCCGATGAAAAGCACCTGAAGTACATCGACGATATAAACGATGCCATCGACAGTGCATCGCAACAAAGAGGAACCGGTATTGCCCGTCGGACTTATGAATACCTTTCTTCAAAAATGAAGGAGGGAAAAGCAATTATAGCCCTGGATGAAGAAAACTTTGCAGGCTTTTGTTACATAGAAACCTGGCAGGAAAAAGGTTTTGTTGCCAACTCGGGTTTAATTGTTGCCGAAGGATACCGTGGTCTTGGATTAGCCAAAGCCATTAAAAAGCAAGCATTTGAGCTGTCGCGCAAAAAGTATCCAAACTCAAAAATATTTGGTTTAACCACCGGTTTGGCCGTAATGAAAATCAACCACGAGTTGGGTTATCGTCCGGTTACATTTTCGGAATTGACTTTAGATGACCAATTCTGGAAAGGATGCCAGGGCTGTATAAACCACGATATTTTGGAGCGTACCGGCCGAACAAAATGCCTGTGCACCGGAATGTTGTACGATCCGGCCTGGGAGAAACCAACATACGCCAACGGAAACGGAATCAGGAAACGGAGTTTGCTCGATCTTCTGCCAAAACGTTTTACGGGAGTTGCAAAAAAGAAAAATAAACAATCAGATAATAAAAAGTAG
- the carB gene encoding carbamoyl-phosphate synthase (glutamine-hydrolyzing) large subunit: MIETHIKKAIVLGSGALKIGEAGEFDYSGSQALKALKEEGVETVLINPNIATIQTSEDIADKIYFLPVTPHFVEEVIKKEKPQGILLAFGGQTALNCGVALYESGVLEKYNVEVVGTPVQSIIDTEDRDIFANMLGEIGVKTPKSIAAANMAEAKAAAKEVGFPIIIRAAYTLGGLGSGFCENEEELEKLAGSAFSYSPQILVEESIKGWKEVEYEVVRDKYDNCITVCNMENFDPLGIHTGESIVVAPSQTLSNSEYHKLREISIKIIRRVGVIGECNVQFALDPYSEDYRVIEVNARLSRSSALASKATGYPLAFVAAKLGLGYGLHQLKNSVTKVTTACFEPALDYCVVKIPRWDLSKFVGVSKTIGSSMKSVGEIMAIGRTFEEAIQKGIRMVGLGMHGFVANNEEITIEAIEEELSNPTDRRIFAIAEAFNKGYSIDQIHEKTKIDRWFLQKLNNIHKIKLELKNFKELEKLPIPLLKASKQAGYSDFQIARLVLRSKNVNINEDILKVRAFRKAKGIVPVVKQIDTLAGEYPAQTNYLYLTHNGTENDVEYLGDHKSVIVLGSGAYRIGSSVEFDWCSVNTIKTIKEQGYRSVMINYNPETVSTDYDTCDRLYFDELTFERVMDVYDLENPHGVVVSMGGQIPNNLAMKLDGQNVPILGTSAKKIDNAEDREKFSSLLDDLGVDQPRWARLSTIAEIHKFVDEVGYPVLIRPSYVLSGAAMNVVSNPDQLEHFLQMAANVSKEHPVVVTEFIEQAKEIELDAVANKGEMVAYAISEHVEFAGVHSGDATIVFPPQKLYVETIRRVKKIARQIAKGLEITGPFNMQFLAKDNDIKVIECNLRASRSFPFVSKVMKLNLIEIATKVMLGIDVPKPDKSLFELDYVGVKAPQFSFARLLKADPVLGVDMSSTGEVGCIGETYYEAIIKAMMSVGYNYPKKNILISSGPSRGKLELLNSTRMLVEKGYNIFATEGTHKFFCDNGIENTLVYWPDEEDQSPNTIEMIKNKKIDLVVNIPKNHTNRELKNGYTIRRSAIDYNIPLITNARVASAFLSGICKYSLEDIKVVSWDEYKE; this comes from the coding sequence ATGATAGAAACACATATTAAAAAAGCAATTGTTCTTGGTTCAGGAGCACTTAAAATTGGAGAGGCCGGTGAGTTCGATTATTCCGGTTCGCAGGCGCTTAAGGCGTTGAAAGAGGAAGGTGTTGAAACGGTTCTTATCAATCCGAACATTGCAACCATTCAAACATCTGAAGACATTGCAGACAAAATTTACTTTTTGCCTGTTACTCCTCATTTTGTTGAAGAGGTAATCAAAAAAGAAAAACCACAGGGAATACTTCTGGCATTTGGTGGGCAAACCGCGCTGAACTGCGGAGTTGCACTTTACGAATCCGGAGTCCTCGAAAAATACAATGTTGAAGTAGTTGGTACGCCGGTTCAGTCGATTATTGATACAGAAGACCGTGATATTTTTGCCAACATGCTGGGCGAAATTGGTGTAAAAACGCCAAAGAGTATTGCGGCTGCAAATATGGCCGAAGCAAAAGCCGCTGCTAAAGAGGTTGGCTTCCCCATCATCATCCGCGCGGCATACACGCTGGGTGGATTAGGTTCCGGTTTTTGCGAAAACGAAGAGGAGCTGGAAAAACTAGCTGGAAGCGCATTCTCTTATTCGCCTCAAATCCTGGTTGAAGAATCGATTAAAGGATGGAAAGAAGTGGAATACGAAGTAGTTCGCGATAAATACGACAACTGTATTACTGTTTGTAATATGGAAAACTTCGATCCGCTCGGAATTCATACAGGCGAGAGTATTGTTGTGGCTCCTTCGCAAACACTGTCGAACTCAGAATACCATAAACTACGCGAAATCTCGATAAAAATTATCCGTAGAGTTGGTGTTATTGGTGAGTGTAACGTTCAGTTTGCGCTCGATCCGTACTCGGAAGATTACCGAGTAATTGAGGTAAATGCCCGTTTGTCGCGTTCGTCAGCGCTGGCATCAAAGGCAACAGGGTATCCGCTGGCGTTTGTAGCAGCAAAGTTGGGATTGGGTTATGGTTTGCACCAACTTAAAAACTCGGTTACCAAAGTAACAACAGCTTGTTTCGAGCCTGCGCTCGACTACTGTGTTGTAAAGATTCCACGCTGGGACTTGAGCAAATTTGTAGGCGTTTCGAAAACTATTGGAAGTTCGATGAAATCGGTTGGTGAGATTATGGCCATCGGACGAACTTTTGAAGAAGCCATTCAGAAAGGTATTCGAATGGTTGGTCTTGGTATGCACGGTTTTGTAGCCAACAACGAGGAGATTACAATCGAAGCAATTGAAGAAGAATTGTCAAATCCTACTGACCGACGAATATTTGCTATTGCAGAGGCTTTTAATAAAGGTTACTCTATCGATCAGATTCACGAGAAAACAAAAATCGATCGATGGTTCCTGCAAAAGCTGAATAATATTCACAAAATAAAATTGGAATTAAAGAATTTTAAGGAGCTGGAGAAATTGCCAATTCCGCTGTTAAAAGCTTCAAAACAGGCCGGTTATTCCGATTTTCAGATAGCACGTTTGGTGCTAAGGAGTAAGAATGTCAACATTAATGAAGATATTCTGAAAGTTAGGGCTTTCCGTAAAGCTAAGGGTATTGTGCCGGTAGTAAAACAAATTGATACGCTGGCGGGTGAATATCCGGCACAGACCAATTACCTGTACCTGACGCATAACGGCACCGAGAATGATGTTGAGTATTTGGGAGATCACAAGTCAGTTATTGTGCTTGGATCCGGAGCTTATAGAATTGGTAGTTCGGTTGAGTTCGACTGGTGTAGCGTAAATACCATTAAAACGATTAAAGAGCAGGGCTACCGTTCGGTAATGATCAACTATAACCCGGAAACGGTGAGTACGGATTACGATACCTGCGACAGGCTTTATTTTGATGAGCTGACTTTTGAGCGCGTAATGGATGTTTATGACCTGGAGAATCCGCACGGAGTTGTGGTTTCGATGGGAGGTCAGATCCCGAATAACCTGGCGATGAAACTTGATGGGCAAAATGTTCCGATTCTTGGAACATCGGCCAAAAAGATTGATAATGCTGAGGACCGTGAAAAGTTCTCGTCACTACTTGATGACCTGGGTGTAGACCAGCCACGATGGGCACGCCTTTCTACAATAGCAGAAATTCACAAGTTTGTTGATGAGGTGGGGTATCCGGTGTTAATTCGTCCATCATACGTACTTTCGGGTGCAGCCATGAATGTGGTTTCCAATCCCGATCAGCTGGAGCACTTCCTTCAGATGGCAGCTAACGTGTCGAAAGAGCATCCGGTGGTTGTTACCGAGTTTATCGAGCAGGCCAAAGAAATAGAGCTTGACGCAGTGGCCAATAAAGGCGAGATGGTTGCTTATGCCATTTCGGAGCACGTAGAGTTTGCCGGAGTTCACTCGGGCGATGCTACCATCGTTTTCCCGCCGCAGAAACTATATGTTGAAACCATTCGTAGGGTAAAGAAAATCGCTCGTCAGATTGCAAAAGGACTGGAAATTACCGGACCTTTTAATATGCAGTTCCTGGCAAAAGATAACGATATTAAAGTTATTGAGTGTAACCTGCGTGCCTCGCGAAGTTTCCCATTTGTTTCGAAGGTTATGAAACTTAACCTGATTGAAATTGCCACGAAAGTAATGTTGGGAATTGATGTGCCGAAACCAGACAAGTCGTTGTTCGAATTGGATTATGTGGGTGTTAAAGCCCCGCAGTTCTCGTTTGCACGATTGCTGAAAGCCGACCCTGTTTTGGGTGTTGACATGTCGTCGACCGGAGAGGTTGGTTGTATTGGCGAAACCTACTACGAAGCAATTATAAAGGCAATGATGTCGGTAGGGTACAATTACCCTAAAAAGAATATTTTGATTTCATCCGGACCTTCGCGTGGCAAGCTGGAGTTGCTGAACAGCACCCGAATGTTGGTTGAAAAAGGTTATAATATTTTTGCCACCGAGGGAACACATAAATTTTTCTGCGATAATGGCATTGAAAATACCCTGGTGTATTGGCCCGATGAAGAAGATCAGTCGCCAAATACTATTGAGATGATCAAGAATAAAAAGATTGATCTTGTGGTTAATATCCCGAAAAACCACACTAACCGTGAGTTGAAAAATGGTTATACGATTCGTCGTAGTGCAATTGATTATAACATCCCGCTAATTACCAATGCTCGTGTTGCAAGTGCGTTCCTTTCCGGAATTTGCAAATACAGCCTCGAGGACATTAAAGTGGTGAGCTGGGACGAATACAAAGAGTAG
- a CDS encoding argininosuccinate synthase domain-containing protein, with product MSKKLVLAFSGGLDTSFCVKYLKEEKGYDVYTAIANTGGFSDEELKVIEERALALGAVEHITLDVTNEYYEKCIRYMVFGNVLRNNTYPISVSSERAFQAIAIIEYAKEIDAKYIAHGSTGAGNDQIRFDLTFQVLAPEIEIITPTRDMLLTRQYEIDYLKKYGFEADFSKMEYSINQGLWGTSVGGKETLTTNKNLPEEAYPSQLEATDEKTIELGFEKGELISLDGEFYENGPDVIRALEDVASKYAIGRDTHVGDTIIGIKGRVGFEAAAPLITIKAHHLLEKHTLTKWQSYWKEQLGNWYGMFLHEAMYQEPVMRNIEDFLESTQENVTGKVIVKLRPYNFELVGIESEHDLMNSGFGEYGETVEEWTADDVKGFTKILSNSLKIYNKVNGNL from the coding sequence ATGAGTAAAAAATTGGTACTGGCATTTAGCGGAGGTTTAGACACATCGTTTTGCGTAAAATACTTGAAGGAAGAAAAAGGGTACGATGTATACACTGCAATTGCCAACACAGGCGGGTTCTCCGACGAGGAGTTAAAAGTCATTGAAGAACGTGCACTGGCATTGGGTGCGGTTGAGCACATTACATTAGACGTTACCAACGAATATTACGAAAAGTGTATTCGCTACATGGTTTTTGGGAATGTTCTACGTAATAACACGTATCCCATTTCGGTAAGCTCCGAAAGAGCATTTCAGGCCATTGCCATTATTGAGTACGCTAAAGAAATTGATGCAAAATACATTGCGCATGGTAGTACAGGCGCCGGAAATGATCAGATTCGCTTCGACCTTACCTTCCAGGTATTGGCACCCGAGATTGAGATCATCACTCCAACCCGCGATATGTTACTTACGCGTCAGTACGAAATTGATTACCTGAAAAAATATGGTTTCGAAGCCGATTTTTCGAAAATGGAATACTCCATTAACCAGGGACTTTGGGGAACCAGCGTTGGCGGCAAAGAAACCTTAACCACCAACAAAAATCTTCCTGAAGAGGCTTATCCAAGTCAATTGGAAGCCACCGACGAAAAGACTATTGAACTTGGTTTTGAAAAGGGTGAGCTGATTTCGCTCGACGGTGAATTTTACGAAAACGGTCCTGATGTGATCCGTGCACTGGAAGATGTTGCATCGAAATATGCCATTGGCCGCGACACACATGTTGGCGATACGATTATTGGTATTAAAGGCCGCGTTGGTTTCGAGGCTGCCGCACCGCTGATTACCATAAAAGCACACCACCTGCTGGAAAAACATACGCTTACAAAATGGCAATCGTACTGGAAAGAACAGTTGGGCAACTGGTATGGAATGTTCTTACACGAAGCGATGTACCAGGAACCGGTAATGCGCAACATCGAAGACTTCCTTGAATCAACACAGGAAAACGTAACCGGAAAAGTGATCGTAAAACTGAGACCTTACAATTTCGAGTTGGTAGGAATTGAATCGGAACACGACTTAATGAATTCAGGATTTGGCGAGTATGGCGAAACCGTTGAAGAATGGACAGCCGACGACGTAAAAGGATTTACCAAAATATTATCGAACTCACTTAAAATCTACAATAAAGTAAACGGAAATTTATAG